The Shewanella sp. NFH-SH190041 genome has a window encoding:
- the odhB gene encoding 2-oxoglutarate dehydrogenase complex dihydrolipoyllysine-residue succinyltransferase, producing MSIEIKVPVLPESVADATIATWHVQAGEAVSRDQNLVDIETDKVVLEVVAPEDGHISEFLAQEGDTVLAEQVIAAFVPGAVAGQEVTKAEAEAATAVAVESNDALSPSVRRLIAEHSLDAAKITGTGIGGRITKEDVEAFIRQADSTVPAAEAKVPQSAVAPLGERSEKRVPMTRLRKTVANRLLEAKHSTAMLTTFNEVNMKPIMEIRKRYQEVFEKKHGIRLGFMSFYVKAVTEALKRYPEVNASIDGDDIVYHNYFDVSIAVSTPRGLVTPVLRDTDTMSLADIEKAVRDLAIKGRDGKLTVEDMTGGNFTVTNGGVFGSLMSTPILNLPQSAILGMHAIKDRPMAVNGQVEILPMMYLALSYDHRIIDGRESVGFLVTIKDLLEDPTRLLLDL from the coding sequence ATGAGTATCGAAATTAAGGTGCCGGTTCTGCCTGAATCCGTTGCAGATGCGACCATTGCCACTTGGCATGTTCAAGCCGGAGAGGCGGTGTCCCGGGATCAGAACCTGGTCGATATTGAAACCGATAAAGTTGTATTAGAAGTGGTTGCGCCTGAAGATGGTCATATCAGCGAGTTTCTGGCGCAAGAAGGGGATACTGTGCTGGCTGAACAGGTGATTGCGGCTTTTGTTCCTGGTGCTGTTGCGGGTCAAGAGGTCACTAAAGCTGAGGCTGAAGCGGCGACAGCTGTTGCCGTCGAAAGCAATGATGCCTTGAGCCCTTCAGTACGTCGCTTGATCGCTGAGCATAGCCTTGATGCGGCCAAGATCACGGGGACTGGGATTGGCGGTCGAATCACCAAGGAAGATGTTGAAGCCTTTATCCGTCAGGCTGATAGCACCGTACCCGCGGCTGAAGCAAAAGTGCCACAGTCTGCTGTGGCGCCTTTAGGGGAGCGCAGTGAAAAACGGGTACCCATGACCCGTTTACGCAAAACAGTTGCTAACCGTTTGCTTGAGGCGAAACACTCTACCGCCATGTTGACCACATTTAATGAAGTCAATATGAAGCCGATTATGGAAATCCGTAAGCGCTATCAAGAAGTGTTTGAGAAGAAACATGGTATCCGTCTGGGCTTTATGTCTTTTTATGTTAAAGCCGTGACAGAAGCGCTGAAACGCTATCCTGAGGTCAATGCGTCGATTGATGGTGATGACATTGTTTATCACAACTATTTTGATGTCAGTATTGCGGTTTCGACCCCGCGAGGGCTGGTCACACCAGTATTGCGTGATACCGATACCATGAGCTTGGCTGATATTGAAAAAGCAGTACGGGATCTGGCGATTAAAGGCCGAGATGGCAAACTGACGGTTGAAGATATGACCGGCGGTAATTTTACTGTAACGAATGGTGGGGTATTTGGCTCGTTAATGTCCACGCCGATTTTGAATCTGCCCCAAAGTGCGATCCTTGGCATGCATGCCATTAAGGATCGGCCGATGGCGGTAAATGGCCAGGTAGAGATTCTGCCGATGATGTACCTGGCACTGTCTTATGACCACCGCATTATCGATGGTCGTGAGTCAGTGGGTTTTCTGGTAACCATTAAAGATTTACTGGAAGATCCGACTCGTCTGTTGCTTGATTTGTAA
- the sucC gene encoding ADP-forming succinate--CoA ligase subunit beta: MNLHEYQAKSLFAEYGLPVSEGYACDTPQEAVEAAGRIGGNMWVVKCQVHAGGRGKAGGVKVTGDKEEIRAFAEHWLGRNLVTYQTDEAGQPVAKILVESCTDIASELYLGAVVDRGSRRVVFMASTEGGVEIEKVAEETPELIHKAMIDPLTGPQPYQARDLGFKLGLTPTQIKQFTKIFMGLANMFIQHDFALLEINPLVITEKGELHCLDGKINVDSNALFRQPKIKNMHDPSQDDPREAHAARFELNYVALDGNVGCMVNGAGLAMGTMDIVNLHGGRPANFLDVGGGATKERVAEAFKIILSDDNVKAVLVNIFGGIVRCDMIAEGIIGAVKEVGVNVPVVVRLEGTNAELGREVLATSGLDIIAATSLTDAAQQVVNAAEGK, encoded by the coding sequence ATGAATTTGCATGAATATCAGGCAAAGTCCCTGTTTGCCGAGTATGGTTTGCCCGTGTCAGAAGGCTACGCCTGTGATACCCCGCAGGAAGCTGTAGAGGCTGCAGGCCGGATTGGCGGTAACATGTGGGTGGTAAAATGCCAGGTCCATGCCGGTGGTCGGGGAAAGGCCGGTGGCGTTAAAGTGACGGGCGACAAGGAAGAGATCAGAGCCTTTGCTGAGCATTGGTTAGGAAGAAATCTCGTAACGTATCAAACAGATGAAGCTGGTCAGCCGGTGGCAAAAATTTTAGTGGAAAGTTGCACTGATATTGCCAGCGAGTTGTATCTGGGCGCCGTGGTTGATCGCGGCAGCCGCCGAGTGGTGTTTATGGCATCCACAGAGGGTGGCGTCGAAATTGAAAAGGTGGCCGAAGAAACACCAGAGCTTATCCATAAAGCCATGATTGATCCCCTGACAGGGCCTCAGCCTTATCAGGCGCGAGATCTTGGTTTTAAATTGGGGCTTACTCCAACACAAATTAAACAGTTCACCAAGATTTTTATGGGGCTGGCTAATATGTTTATCCAGCATGATTTTGCCCTACTGGAAATTAATCCATTAGTGATCACAGAGAAAGGCGAGCTGCACTGTTTGGATGGCAAAATCAATGTCGACAGCAATGCGCTGTTCCGTCAGCCTAAAATCAAAAATATGCATGATCCATCTCAGGATGATCCCCGTGAAGCCCATGCCGCCCGTTTTGAACTGAACTATGTTGCGCTTGATGGCAATGTGGGCTGTATGGTTAATGGTGCCGGTCTGGCGATGGGCACCATGGATATTGTTAATTTGCATGGCGGTCGTCCGGCAAATTTCCTTGATGTTGGCGGTGGTGCGACGAAAGAGCGGGTGGCAGAAGCCTTTAAGATTATTCTGTCCGATGACAATGTTAAAGCCGTATTGGTAAACATTTTTGGCGGTATTGTTCGCTGTGACATGATTGCGGAAGGCATCATTGGCGCAGTTAAAGAGGTCGGCGTCAATGTGCCGGTAGTCGTGCGTTTGGAAGGCACCAATGCGGAGTTGGGCCGTGAGGTCTTGGCCACGTCCGGGCTGGATATTATTGCTGCGACCAGTCTGACTGATGCAGCACAGCAAGTTGTAAACGCTGCGGAGGGAAAATAA